CTCAATCCAAGATTTTTAATACATTtttgcttcaaaagaatgtcCGCTATGACCGGGATTTGTAATGGTAAAGTTTTTTCGTTTGGAAAACTGGTTGACAACCAAGATTTTACCAAAGAAAGCGATCCTCCCTCCAAAAGATCTGTCATTGAATTTTGCATAAAACCCTTCTAATGATAAATGTATACACTAACTTTCCACTCTTTCCTTAAGTCGTTTttaaactttgaaaaattagGAGGTGGTAAGTGTAGAGGCTTACATAAATAATAGTGTAGCAATGAGTATTTCACGCATGTAAGAATAAACGTTCATGAAGTTCTTAAAACGATGGATAATACTAGATGAAAGATaattaaaattttttcctAGTAGTAAAGCAAATGGtatttaatgaaaagcCACTTTGTATGCACGTTTAAAAACTTTTAGTAACcgatttttattttggttctttctctttcttatTAATTACTGTTCTAGGAAAAGAAGGGCAGGGCAACACACaagtttttaaaagaatgacTCTTTACAAATCAAGAGGAGGTATTTTGAGGGTAAATAATATATGAAACACGACGCCAAAAGTCAGCATATTTCCTTCCACATAATAACGATGGACCTTTTTATATATGTATACATAGACATGGGGAAGTTTGCCAGTCATAAGCCAAACATAAGATGAGCAACGTTACAGTCCATTTTCATAGACATTTTGCATGAAAAAAGAGACTTTCGATAACGAAGCTTTTAATATTGCAATCAAATTTCTGAATTGCCTTTTACAGTTTTCCAGAAAGCTTCACGTTCGGTCATGAGATCTTGCAACCAACCTTTCACCTGAGAATGCTTAATCAACTGACTAGCCCAAGAAAATTGGCTAAGATCCTTTGTTCCctgatattttttttcatactCAAACATCTGAGCAAGCATTTCAAACTTGTCGATATCCTTAACGAACTTGGCTTCGGATGTCGAAGCATGTTCATACTCCAAAAATAACTCTCGTATTTCTTCAGCATTCATTGCCAAGTTTGATGGCAATATTTCTTTGGTAATTTTATTCATAGCTTCCATTTCCAGGCGATGCTTCTCTTCCTTGGAAACATTTTCATGGGGGGTAATATCTCCAACAATAGACTCAGCAAGATCATGCACAATGGCGATCTTAACACAACGGTCTTTGTTGATTGCTGGGTCATTGCAAAGCAATGTTAGGATGCCCATACGGTGCATGTGGTCAGCAATGGACTCAGGAGCCTCAATACCATGGTATAGCCAGCCTGTTCTTGGGGTAGACTTTAATTTAGAaattgtttccaaaaaaggaaggatcGATTGGGAAACACTCATTTCTATATATGACAAGCCGGTAACGAAAAAATTTCCtacaaagtcaaaaaagtaaataaacgGCCTAAAAACCTTTGGTTTTaaagaacaaaacaaaaaatgagaaaatactagagaaaaacaaagatgaatttaGACACCCTTTCCGAAAATTTTGGACCCCGAACGCGTATACCGCAGAAGTGGTGTTGGTTGCTCTTGGTAGAATGGCATTCATCAAATTTGTGTTCATGGtgaaatgaatttataGAGGCCCCAgatcattttttcaatctaTTGTTTTAGAAAGAATAGTTTCAATGAACTACCACTTAATAGCTTGAGGATATTTTCTCAGCCATTAAAATGAATCGCTTCGTTTATTCATCCCTTCAGCTGAGCAAAAAAgatacttttaaaaaaatctgTAActttattcataaaatgaaaatgatgaCTTAGTCACTCAATAGCAAATTGCCTATTTACCATGATGACCTCGAACAGCTTCCTTGAGGCATTCGTCTTGGAATGAAAGCTCTTCAATTATATTTACTCCTGAATTCTTTAACAAATCGACTCCCTCACATTTCACGAACGTATCTGGTTCTCTGGATCCAAGTACAACTGTCGATATGTTTTGACTTATGATTAAATCGGTACAAGATTTTTTCCCTGATAGACGCTTACTACAGGGTTCCATAGTACTGTAAATCATTGTACCTTTCAAGGAAGATCCGTGAGGTTGTTGCGATAAATATTTCATTATAGCGCATTCTTCAGCATGTGTATTGCCTGGTAACTCACGTGAATGTCCTGTTGATACTATTTCACCATGTAGAACAAGAACAGATCCAATACAAAAAGCCGAATCGGTAGGCTCGCATTTCCTGGCTTCTTTTAAAGCAGCATACATCAAAGCTTTGTGGTTGTAGGGTTTCAGCAAGAAAAGCGCCATATTCTCTGGAAAGCCCTCCTGTTCATAATTGAACAGAAAAACCTGATAATATGGCTGTATTTTCAGTAAAAAGTCTGTGAGTGTTTCAGGATCTCTCAACTCTTGACCTACAAGACAAGTAAGGTCAGGAAATAATTGTGCAAAAGAGGCCATCGTAGATACGAGGTGTGTATTTAAATTCGGGTTATATATGCAATCAAACAAGCACAATATGTCTAAAGAAGCATCTttccattccttttcaGAAGGAGGGTTGGTCCAATCCAAATCAGATACCTCCACCATATTAGCTCCATTTTGATCTAAATTTTCACGGAGTTCCTTCAAATAGTCAATCTGATCCGTGGCAATATATTTACCAACTCGAGGGCCCAAAAGGATTCCTCCAATCCCGCTTATACCAGATCCAAGCTCTATAACAGAAACGTCAGAGGAAAGTGTATTTGCAAACCAACTTTGTT
The nucleotide sequence above comes from Schizosaccharomyces osmophilus chromosome 3, complete sequence. Encoded proteins:
- the rib2 gene encoding CMP deaminase family/ methyltransferase bifunctional enzyme involved in riboflavin biosynthesis and tRNA pseudouridine biosynthesis Rib2, with amino-acid sequence MEVPSNLYAPIEEVEEDVQVLFAVHKKKNADLGMFDSRLDRVNLELDEHKIQIKQNRQSLHQLPGSTGSVVWKTSISVIPWLMKQSWFANTLSSDVSVIELGSGISGIGGILLGPRVGKYIATDQIDYLKELRENLDQNGANMVEVSDLDWTNPPSEKEWKDASLDILCLFDCIYNPNLNTHLVSTMASFAQLFPDLTCLVGQELRDPETLTDFLLKIQPYYQVFLFNYEQEGFPENMALFLLKPYNHKALMYAALKEARKCEPTDSAFCIGSVLVLHGEIVSTGHSRELPGNTHAEECAIMKYLSQQPHGSSLKGTMIYSTMEPCSKRLSGKKSCTDLIISQNISTVVLGSREPDTFVKCEGVDLLKNSGVNIIEELSFQDECLKEAVRGHHGK
- the hdd1 gene encoding GMP 5'-nucleotidase: MSVSQSILPFLETISKLKSTPRTGWLYHGIEAPESIADHMHRMGILTLLCNDPAINKDRCVKIAIVHDLAESIVGDITPHENVSKEEKHRLEMEAMNKITKEILPSNLAMNAEEIRELFLEYEHASTSEAKFVKDIDKFEMLAQMFEYEKKYQGTKDLSQFSWASQLIKHSQVKGWLQDLMTEREAFWKTVKGNSEI